Proteins encoded by one window of Acidobacteriota bacterium:
- a CDS encoding methyltransferase domain-containing protein has product MSEEQQHPDEASRLTAAREQADRGYREALAAVDHAVPKLFPIPSAPLPEVDQQSPATILRLPIIGWRMLSRLAARVRGRVQREIGQVTWSFAAKSEEMHALARFHFHVIQYLQQVYPLIETRYRHQMMIDSGLAASVDEVNAVYALRWEATQTRERRMVAALDEIRTSIAVVQQTGATLKRELERLLPLGQAAANPATGTLGSGERIDLPTSAARPAASPDALNAYKYVGFEQKFRGSEDDIAERLAGYLPLFEGASDVLDLGCGRGEFLATLGDHGISGRGIDLNHEMVELCRSRGLTVEEGDALAYLEGLPDGSLGGLFAAQVVEHFQPGYLMRLLDVAFHALRPGSRLVLETINPACWSAFFDSYIRDVTHAWPLHPDTLSFLVTAAGFQRTEVRYMAPYSPDHKLQRVSARSDAAITPAVMSMIETFNANVDRLNSQLFSNRDYAVIAERL; this is encoded by the coding sequence GTGTCTGAGGAACAGCAACACCCGGACGAAGCCAGCCGACTGACCGCCGCCCGCGAGCAGGCTGACCGCGGGTATCGGGAGGCCCTTGCGGCCGTCGACCACGCGGTCCCGAAGCTCTTTCCGATTCCGTCAGCGCCGCTTCCCGAGGTCGATCAGCAATCGCCGGCGACGATCCTGCGCCTCCCGATCATCGGCTGGAGGATGCTCAGCAGGCTAGCCGCCAGGGTCCGGGGGCGTGTGCAGAGGGAGATCGGGCAGGTCACCTGGTCCTTCGCCGCAAAGAGTGAGGAGATGCATGCCCTCGCCCGGTTTCACTTCCACGTCATCCAGTACCTGCAGCAGGTGTATCCGCTCATCGAGACGAGGTACCGGCACCAGATGATGATTGACTCGGGGTTGGCCGCGTCGGTCGATGAGGTCAATGCCGTGTACGCGCTCCGCTGGGAAGCCACGCAGACAAGGGAGCGCCGGATGGTCGCGGCGCTCGACGAGATTCGCACCAGCATCGCCGTCGTCCAGCAGACCGGCGCGACGCTCAAGCGGGAACTCGAACGGCTGTTGCCGCTCGGGCAGGCGGCGGCGAACCCGGCGACTGGCACGCTCGGCTCTGGAGAGCGGATCGATCTGCCAACATCGGCCGCCCGCCCCGCGGCAAGTCCGGATGCGCTCAACGCGTACAAGTACGTCGGTTTCGAACAGAAGTTCAGGGGATCGGAAGACGACATCGCGGAGCGGCTCGCCGGGTACCTGCCGCTGTTCGAGGGCGCCTCAGACGTCCTGGATCTGGGCTGCGGCCGGGGAGAATTCCTGGCGACTCTTGGGGACCACGGAATCAGCGGACGGGGTATTGACCTCAATCACGAGATGGTCGAGTTGTGCCGCAGCCGGGGCCTCACCGTGGAGGAGGGCGACGCGCTGGCGTATCTCGAGGGCCTGCCCGACGGCTCACTTGGAGGACTGTTCGCCGCGCAGGTGGTCGAACACTTTCAACCTGGCTACCTGATGCGGCTGCTGGACGTGGCCTTCCACGCGCTGAGACCCGGATCCAGGCTCGTCCTCGAGACGATCAATCCCGCGTGCTGGTCGGCGTTCTTCGACAGCTATATCCGCGACGTGACACACGCCTGGCCACTCCACCCGGACACCCTCAGCTTCCTGGTCACCGCCGCGGGATTCCAGCGGACCGAGGTCAGGTACATGGCGCCGTATTCTCCGGATCACAAGCTCCAGCGTGTGTCGGCCCGCTCTGACGCCGCCATCACACCCGCCGTCATGTCGATGATTGAGACGTTCAACGCCAACGTTGATCGCCTGAACAGCCAGTTGTTCAGCAACCGCGACTACGCCGTGATCGCAGAACGGCTGTAG